Below is a window of Musa acuminata AAA Group cultivar baxijiao chromosome BXJ3-11, Cavendish_Baxijiao_AAA, whole genome shotgun sequence DNA.
TAGTTGCAACTCACCAGTGTTTTGGTAGTTGTTCATAAGTCAAGTAGTTGACGAAAGATTCCTTGTTAATGTTGAGGCATATGATTAACCTATGTGATCTCTTCATAAATCTTTTCTTAGGTCTTCACTGAAAGATTATatctatccatatatatatatatatataatgtagtcTATATAAGGGGCAGCAAGTGAAGCTTATGTTAGCGGAAAAGAAGACTGGCAGTAGAGGAAGCCTCATTTGGAAAGGGGGACGCGACCAGAGATGATGAAGCGGAGCTTTCTTCTCCTGTTGGCCGTAGCGATAGCTCTTGGAAGTTGTGCGAGAGACCAAGCTGAAGGCTTGAAGAAGGGCTTCTACAAGAAGAGTTGCCCTCAGGCTGAGGAAACCGTTCGGAGCATCATATGGAATCACGTCTCGAGCAACTCGGAGCTGCCTGCAAAGTTGCTGAGGCTGTTCTTCCATGACTGCTTCGTCAGGGTACGTACGAGTAAGTTTTGTTCGAGGAAAGGGAGAGGTCGGCAAATAACATGCATGCGCATTCGCATTCTCGATGACAGGGTTGTGATGCCTCCATCTTGATCGAGTCGACCTCCGACAATGTTGCCGAAAAGGACGCAGGCCCGAACCTATCGCTAGCAGGCTTCGATGTCATCGAAGAGGTGAAGACGGCATTGGAGACGGCATGCCCGGGGACGGTCTCGTGCGCAGATATAGTTGCATTGGCGGCGAGGGACTCTGTCTCCTTCCAAGTACTGTTCCTGAGCTAAAACTACAGTGGTTGTGGTCATCGATGGTGGCGCTCACGGATGCATACATTTGCAGTTCAACAAGCTTCTGTGGAAGGTGAAGACCGGGAGGAGGGACGGCACAATCTCCCGGCGATCGGAGGCCCTCTCCGACCTCCCTTCGCCGGCCTCAAACTTCTCGGTGCTGGCCGGGCAATTCGCGAACAAAGGCCTCCACGTCAAGGATCTCGTCGTCTTGTCAGGTATAGTTGGGTCGACCATAGGCCGATCCCGTAGTAAATTCGAGTCGGCGTCACGCGTCTACTGCTTCATGCACTGTGCGAGGTAAACAACGGTTGTTGATAACGTTCGCTGTGACGAGGACGACCGCTGGCGTCGTGCAATCATACACAAGAAGCACTGTGGCATGATTCATGGCGGCCGGTGGTCGTTGGGCTGTCTCATCGACGAAACCGGGTTCCGTCGTGCAAGCAGTGCCGAGGGGAATAGCCAAAATTATTTTGGATCTGTAGCGGCGTCGCTTGATACGACGACAGCTTGTGGGGGGTGCAACGTGGGCTCGCCGAGCGACTAGACTATGTCGACATTGCTTTTACTGTTGTTGCTTTAACGaaggggaggaggaaggaagaagaagaggaagggtaCTAGCAATTCGTGTTGAAAACCTACTTTGACTGCAGGTGCACACACCATCGGGGTCGGGCACTGCAACCTGTTCAGCCAGAGGCTGTACAACTTCACCGGGCAGAACGCGGAGAACGACACCGACCCGTCGCTGGACCCGACCTACGCGGCGTTGTTGAAGACCAAGTGCAGGAGCGTGGCGGACAACACCACGACGGTGGAGATGGACCCGGGGAGCAGCACCGACTTCGACAACCACTACTACGCCAACCTGCAGGAGAAGAAGGGGCTGTTCGTGTCCGACGCCGCACTCCTCACGAACCAGCGGTCGGCCAAGCTGGTGGGCAAGCTGCTGCACCCGGGAGACTTCTTCGACGACTTCAAGAACTCGATAACCAGGATGGGAGCCATCGGCGTGCTCACCGGCACCGACGGGGAGATCAGGAACAAGTGTAGCGTCGTCAACTCCTGAAACCTGATGTCACTTTCTCATGAACAAGTGTAGCTGTTATCTACTCGTTGGATGTCGTAATTGATAAGATGGTTGTTTAATAACGTTAAGATGGGTCATTACACATTTCTAACTTAAATAGGAGATCAGAATTTCTATGTTACCGAAACAATACGTTGGTTGACGACATCCTCATGCACTGAGTATACATACACAAATCGATCGATCAAAAACTTCACATGTACAAGAAGGAATTTACCAGTAGTGTGTTTTGTTGTAACTCTACTTTTACAAACATAACAAGATTGATTGGTAGCTTACCGATGATGTACAGGAGGATTATTTCGAAGGTGATATGACAAATTACATTACCGGAGGAGGGAGGAACAATACTAGTACAACATTGCACACTAGGCAAAAGCGATGAGGTAGAAATTTCTCCTGTTTAAGGTCGGTGCTTCATATGTAAGCAAGAGAACTCCTGTCATTAGCAGACTGTGGCCGGCCTCGAGTGGGCGTAGGCGGTCTCTGAATATTGAGCTCCTGCAAAAACATTGTATCCAAAGATGAAGGTTGGTGGGTCAATCCAAGGAACATCTTTTTTATCCGAAAAAACAAAAGCTGATAGAAATAGAATATCAAACATGTTCTGGTAAAATGGAATAGACTGTTGTGTCCgagctaaatttttcttttttaactacACCTTTTGCAATTTCAGATTGTTTCTAAATCTTCTTAtatcagaaaaaaaaagttataaataagtAATTTATCACGAAAACAAAATAGAATATTGAACATGTTTTTAAATCTTCTTATATCAGAAAACTCTGAAATTATGTTCTATATTGAACATATCGAACATGATATCAGAGTGTTCCTCCTTTGGCCTAAATGGTATACAAGGTAAAACACAAAAGTATCATGATGGCACTATTGATAAGGGCCGAAGAATAACTTCACACAAAGATGATTCATATTCATGTGATGTGACCGTTAGTTCTGACCTGCATCCATGTGTCCTCTACGGCATGCTCAGGTGAAGACTCGGGTGACTGAAGCGGTGGTGGAAGCGGATGAATCAACTTGGGAACTACCACTAACCCCCTTCCAACAACGAGTATTGCCCCAGCATTATTTGCCGTACCTGATGCAAGTTACATCGCAGTGAAAAAGCAGTATTTACGAATGCATTGTAACAGAAGGAAAGACGATGACAACATTACCACAATAATTAGTTGCTGAAAACAACGTGATTAACTGTCCCTGAGCAAACCGTTCGAAACCATCCATCACACATTCATGAGCTCTTATGATGAGCTGTAATTTGTTTCTCTTACAGAATTCAGTGACTCGGTCAGGCTGCAAGTTCAAAGGACTTCACGATTACTTCTAGGCAGCTACAAAAAGATAAAAGTAGAGCCTAAACATAATCGATCCATTCAAAACAATGTTGCTATAGGCAAGCAAGTGAATGGGGCACAGAAACAGACTTGAGACAATGTATACTATCATGTGCTatgtatatcatcacatgaataaAATGAGAATAAAAGTAGACAGCATCCTTGAGTGCATTTTACAATTACTTGTGAATCTTGCAACCATTGTCATCAAGTCAAAATTAGCATTGTTGAACTGGCTGCACACAGATAATCTGGAGTAAGGGCCACATTCACATGGGTTTGTCATTTATAAGTCTGTCACCTAACTTCTATGTGTCAGAACCATTTCACAAGTATCTGAGTCACAAAAAAAATACAGGCAACCATGGATTGCCACGGGACATGTTTCTTATTACCATGATTTTCTTTTCTCATCCCTTTTGCCTATAAATATACAATTGTGTTAAAATTAAGCTTATCTCTGGACGTAACAATGTAGAACTTATTATCACTGTTCAAGTCAATGGCATGCGAATCCTCCATAATATAACATGGGAACTGGCTAAATTGTGTTCCCAAAGGCTGATGTGAAGTGTAAAGGCATAATGTAAATTTAGCAATGAGCAGTTGTTTTTGTAGTTTGGTAAGTTTGCATCAAGTCTGGTTAATACCCAGAAAAGTGAAAGGAAAAAGGAGGGAAGGCCACACTAAACATATTCATAATGTTTGAAAGTCAAAAAGCaagacttcaaaaaaaaaaaacagaaaattgCATATGTTTGCTTTAAGCTAAGACCAAATTCTCAGGCGTTTTTAACTCCAGTTTCTAGGTAGTATCCGATGTTTTTAACTCCAGTTTCTAGGTAGTTTCTTAGCATGAAGCAACCATAGTGATAGTTAAGCATGTAAAGCAATTTATAGGACATCAACTAATGATTGGTAAATTATGCATCAAGCATCACAATTTAAGAGTAACCTTGTAGTCATTCAATAAGCAAGCAGTCtcataaaaaatgatatataaatATACCCCAAAAGTGACCAGGCCAGGTCCCCTGGCATTTGGTCTCAAACCCTCTATGCTATCATTCTCTGTGGGATCAGACCTGAAAATTGAACGATCATCAGTATAAATTTTCAAAGGTGTGACAGATATGATGTAAATAGGAGTTGCATAGGACTTAAGTACCAAAGAAGGTCCATTAGAATAATAGATCCAACATCCATGGTAATGGGCCTTTCAAGCTTCTCTATCTGCTCGACAGAGTTTATAGACCTCCCAATACCACCATGCATACAGATAATCTTCTTCTCTATGAGAGCAGCAAGTGGAAGGTAGTTGAAAAGTTGATTAAATCGAGTCCATGCCCATATCCCATCATTTTCCCCCTGAAAAACTATCTAATTAGCAATTTCTGATCATACAACCATGAAGGTATTTATAGTCATTTATCTTCCTACCATTCTCTCAATGCATTCAAGACGAAAACCAAAAAGAGCGTTGATGTCAGCTGCTTCATGGTTTCCTCGGATCAGATGGACATTCTCCGGATACTCTATCTGTATCCATTTGTTAAGTTttattgcaaaatttagaaaggtGCATATGATAAGAAATTTCAAGAGCCAGAACTTACTTTCAGTGCAAGTAGCAATGTTATTGTTTCCAAGCTATGCTGACCTCGGTCCACATAATCCCCCAAAAACAGATAGTCTATGTACCTGAAATACAAAATGACCATAGATACAGAAAAGCACAAAGCCACTGCCTATTATCACAGCACAAAAAATATATAGGCAAGTATTCCGGTCTGCATGATTAAATTTCTATTAGTCAATATATGACGAGGAATAAAAGTCCCATGTCCTGCTTGATCTAGAATGTGAGTTCTCAAAAGAGTTATTGAGGGATTAGAATCAAGAAATGGTCATTTTGCGTGTAGTCGCTCTTCGACATAGCTAAGagctgtatgaaacaactaacgtAAAGGTACAGTCATCCAAGGCCACAAAAACCTAATAATTTTCAGATGGCTGACCACTTTTGCTCAAAATGATTTTATTGAACTATGCTAAATAAATAAAGAATCCATTCCCTGCATTGAAGATTTGATGGT
It encodes the following:
- the LOC135653390 gene encoding peroxidase 39-like translates to MMKRSFLLLLAVAIALGSCARDQAEGLKKGFYKKSCPQAEETVRSIIWNHVSSNSELPAKLLRLFFHDCFVRGCDASILIESTSDNVAEKDAGPNLSLAGFDVIEEVKTALETACPGTVSCADIVALAARDSVSFQFNKLLWKVKTGRRDGTISRRSEALSDLPSPASNFSVLAGQFANKGLHVKDLVVLSGAHTIGVGHCNLFSQRLYNFTGQNAENDTDPSLDPTYAALLKTKCRSVADNTTTVEMDPGSSTDFDNHYYANLQEKKGLFVSDAALLTNQRSAKLVGKLLHPGDFFDDFKNSITRMGAIGVLTGTDGEIRNKCSVVNS